In Acidobacteriota bacterium, the DNA window GACTACGGACCACGGACTACGGACTACGGACTATTCATGAAGCTTGCCTTGTTTGGCTACGGGAAGATGGGGCGGATAATCGAGCAGGCGGCGACGCGCGCCGGCGTCGAGGTGGTTTGCGTGATCGACCCGGTCGCCGGCTCGCGCGGCAAGCTGAGTGACGCCGATGTGTGCGTGGATTTCACAGAGCCGAGCGCGGCGATCGAAAACATCAAAACGGCCGCCGCCGCCCGAGTCGCGATGGTTGTCGGCACAACAGGATGGTACGACCGGTTGGAAGAAGCTCGAAGCCTGGTTGAGGAGAGCGGCATCGGGTTTGTCTACGGCTCGAACTTTAGCGTCGGCGTAAATCTGATGTTCAAGATCACCCGGTATGCGGCTGAACTGTTCAGCGCCTTCCCTTCGCACGATCCGTTTATCGAAGAAGCGCATCACAAGTTCAAGAAAGACGCTCCGTCGGGCACGGCAATTGTTTTGAAGCGCATAGTCGAGGCGGAGTATGATCGCGAAGTCCCGACCTCGAGCACGCGCGCCGGCTACATACCGGGCAGACACACTGTAGGCTTCGATTCCGAGGCTGACACGTTGGCGATCAACCACACCGCGCGCAGCCGGGCGGGGTTCGCGGAAGGCGCTCTGCTCGCTGCGAATTGGATCATGGGACGGAAAGGCTTCTACGAGTTTTCAGAGATCATTGACGAGCAACTGAAAACGAAACCATCAAAGCGTTAACCCACAAGAGGCTTGCGCACATCTCCGATTGAGTCTTTGAAGGGGTCGCTTCGGAGAGGAACCATGGCTGACATTTCAAACTTGAAGGGCTGCGGAACGGCGCTGGTCACGCCGTTCAAAGAAGACCTCTCGATCGACGAGGAGGCGTTGCGGCGCTTCGTCGATTTTCAGATCGCCGGCGGCATTGATTTTCTCGTGCCTTGCGGGACAACCGGAGAGAGCGTGACTCTAAGCGATGCAGAGCAGCGGCGCGTTGTTGAGATCGTCCTTCAGCAAGCCCTCGGCCGCGTGCCGGTGATTGGCGGCGCCGGTGGCAACAACACGGCTCACGTGATCGCGCTTGCGCGCGACTACGAGCGCATGGGCGTTCAAGGCTTGCTTTCGGTATCGCCGTATTACAACAAGCCGATGCAGGAAGGACTCTATCAGCATTTCAAAGCAATCGCCGATTCAACCTCGCTTCCGATCATCGTCTACAACGTTCCGCCGCGAACGAACGTGAACATTCTGCCCGACACCATCGCGCGCCTTGCGGAAATATCGAACATCGTTGGGGTCAAAGAAGCTTCGGGGGATATCTCGCAGATCGCCGAGATCATTACCCGCGTGCCGCCAGAGTTCAAAGTGCTTTCGGGAGACGACTCGATGACGTTGCCGTTGATTGCGCTGGGCGGAGTGGGATTGATCTCCGTGGCGTCTAACGAAGCGCCAGGCAAGATGGCCGCGCTAACCCGCGCGTGTCTGGAAAACAACTGGGACGAAGCGCGACGCTTCAACCGCGAGATGTTCGCGCTGATGAAGGCGAACTTCATCGAGACTAGCCCCGGACCGGTGAAAGCGGCGCTTGCGATGATGGGCAAGGTCAAAGAGGTTTATCGCTTGCCGATGGTGCCCGTGAAGCCCGAGACGAGAGAGAAGCTGCGAGCGGTGCTGGTCGAGTTGAACTTAGTCCTGGCCGGCGATTGATTTATGCAAGTGTGTGATTGATAATCAGCCAATGACTCGCGTAAGCATAGAGCAAATAAAGAGCGATCTTGCCGCATACCTCCAGCGGGTCGAGGATGGAGAGACGCTTCTAGTTATGCGCTCAGACAAACCAGTCGCGGAACTCAGGCCGGTCGCGAAGGAATCTGCGCGCCAAAGACGTCCTTTCGGGCTCTGCGCCGGCGAGTTTACAGTTCCAGATGACTTTGACGCACCGCTGCCTGAAGAGATACTTGCCGACTTTGAGGGAAGATGAGGCTTCTCTTAGACACTCATATCTTCCTGTGGCACATACGAATAACGTCCTGAGGCGATGACATCCGTTATGGAGCTAGCGGAAAAGATTCAACAACTCTTCGACCATCCACCCGACGAGTTCACCGATGAACATCGCGCGGTGTTCAACGAGTTCAAACGGAAACTCAACTCCGGCGAAGTGCGCGCCGCCGAAAAAGTCGAGGGCCACTGGAAGGTCAACGCCTGGGTGAAGCGCGGCATTCTGCTCGGCTTCCGAATGGGGCGCATAGAAAACTTCTCGATCAACAATCAATTCCGCTTCTACGACAAAGACACTTATCCGTTGCGCCGCTTCGTGGCTACTGACGGCATTCGCGTAGTACCCGGCGGCTCTTCGATTCGGGACGGCTGCTACATCGGCCGAGGCGTTACATGCATGCCGCCGATGTTCGTCAATGTGGGAGCCTACGTCGACGATGGAACTATGATCGACTCGCACGCGCTGGTTGGTTCATGTGCGCAGATAGGCAAGCGAGTGCACCTGTCGGCAGCCGCTCAGATCGGCGGCGTGCTCGAACCGATAGGCGAGCTGCCGGTCATCATCGAAGACGACGTGCTGGTCGGCGGCAACTGCGGAGTGTATGAAGGCACGATCGTTCGCGAGCGAGTGGTGCTTGCATCAGGGACGATCTTGACCGGCGGTACTCCGGTGTATGACCTTGTGAACGATCAGTTTTATCGCAAGACGGCCGACGCTCCTCTTGAGATTCCCGCGGGCGCCGTCGTCGTGGCGGGCTCTCGCGCGATCACTAAGGGGCGTGGTCCGGAGCTGGGGCTTTCGATTTATACGCCGGTCATTGTGAAGTACAGAGACGAGAAGACCGATGCTTCAGTCCGGCTCGAGGATTATTTAAGGTAGGCTTGAGTATTATTTGCGATAGGCTTGAGGATCATTTTGGTAGGTCAGAAAGAACAGTCGCAACGGAAAGAGCGTTGAGAAGGATCACAGGTTGGGAAGGGTGGTTTACCCCCGCTCTTCATGGGATCAAATGCAGAATCCGGGAGCGGGGGTAAACCACCCTTCCCAACCTGTGATCCTGCACTGTGTTCCCTATTCGCGACTCTGACTTCAGACTTCTGACTTTCGACCAGCGATGTTCATACCAGCGGAGCGACTTCAAAACATTCGCAAGAGCGCCACCCGAGTGCTCTACGACAGCGCGCCGCCCGGCTCGATCAACCTCGGATTGGGCGAGCCCGATTTTCGCACCCCGGAAGTCGTCCGCCGCGAAGCGATTCGCGTCATTCAAGAAGACCAAATCGGATATACGACGAACGCGGGTATCCTCGCGCTGCGCGAGAAGATTGCCCAGTACCACAGCGAAGCTCTGCCTTCACCGTTCACCGCAAAATCGGTCTGCGTCACCACCGGCGCCGAAGAAGCTTTGTTCGCCGTGATGATGGCGATCCTCGGGCCGGGGGATGAGGCGCTGCTGCCCGATCCCGGCTACATCGCTTATCCGGCGATTGCCCAGATCGCCGGCGCTGATGTGCGTTACTACACGACTCCGGCCGCGGGCGGGTTCGTGTTCGACCGCGCGAGTTTCGAAGCCGCGATGACTGACAAGACAAAGCTGGTTGTTATCAACTCACCGGCAAACCCAACCAGCCGCGTGATCTCGCGCGACGATCTGGGCTTCATAGCCGAGCGGCTCTCTCGATCGAACGCATACTTGCTCGCGGACGAAATCTATCGCGACATCTACATCGACGAGCGTCCGGCAGCCGTCTCAGAGTTCTGCGACAGAACGATCATCGTCTCAGGGCTCTCAAAAATGATGAGCATGACCGGTTGGCGATTGGGCTGGGCGGCCGGGCCTGAAGATGTGATCGGCCACGTCACCGTGATGCACCAATATGTTTCGACCTGCGCGTCGGCAGTGACACAAAAGGCCGCGCTCGCCGCGTTCACCGACGAGGGACGCAAAGCAACAAGCACGATGCGCGACGAGCTTCGGCGGCGGCGAGATGTTATGGCGCGCGCCATCGAGCGAGACGTTCAGCTTCCGTACATCCAGGGCGAAGGCGCGTACTACATCATGCTTGACGTGTCGCGACACGGACCCTCGATGAATACGGCTATGGCGTTGCTCGATGACCGAGTGATCACCGTGCCCGGCTCAGCATTCGGCTCCGCAGGCGAAGGCTTCTTAAGGCTGTCGTTTTCAATCGAGGCGCCGTTAATCGAAGAAGGCATCCGGCGCATTGCAAAAGGTCTCGGCAAGAGATAGAAAGCAGATCGCACGGTTGGTACGGATCATCAGAGAAACGAAAGGCAAACACATGAAGACCAGGACAACGATCGGGGCACTGCTGGCGATCCTCACTATCGCCGGCGCACAGCATGCAACGCAGGCCGAAGCCCAGGTTGACGCAGGCCAGCTAAACGGGGCGGCGTTTCGCATCGAGATTCCAGCCACGTGGAACAAAGGTCTGGTGATGTACTGTCACGGCTACGAGCTTGCCGGACTGCCGCCCTTAGACTTGAACGACCCGCAAACAAAGGCCTTCCGGGAAGTTTTCCTTTCGCGAGGCTTCGCCTTTGCGCAGTCGGCGTACAGCACGAAAGGCTGGGCGGTGAAAGAAGCCATCGAGGACACCGAAGCCTTGCGCCGCTACTTCGTCGCGAAGTACGGGCAGCCTCGCGAGACTTTCGTCACCGGACATTCGATGGGCGCGGTGATTACCATCGCGACCCTCGAACGCTATCCCGAAATCTACGACGGCGCGATGCCGATGTGCGGTCCGTTATCACCGGCGCTGGACTTCTTCGAGGATCGAGTGTTCGACATGCTGGTGACCTTCGAATATTACTTTCCCGGAACCATAGGATCACCGATCGATGTTCCGGGTGATTTCAAGTTCAGCTTCACGGGGTCGGACAAGGTTCGCGAAGCGCTCAAAGCATCGCCTGAGAAGGCAGCGATGTTCGCGAAACGCTACAACGTGACGCTCCTCGAGCTTCCTGGGGTTATGAGCTTCTGGCAAGCGATCGTCAAGGAACTGAAGCAGCGCACGACAGGCAATCCGTTTGACAATCGCAACACGATCTACAGCGGCTTCGATGATGACGTGATGGTGAACCGCGGGGTCAAGCGCTTCGCCGCCGATACAAAAGCGCGAGAGTACATCCGCCAGTACTACACGCCGACGGGCCGCATTGCCGATCCGGTGCTGACAGTGCACACAACCTACGATCAGTTGGTGCCCGCGCGCGATGTGGCGTATTACGACGTGACCTCGGGCGCCGCCGGCACCGCCGATTTCTTCGTCGCAAAGTTCGTAGTCGCCAGAGGGCACTGCAGCATCAGCCCTGCCAGGACCGGGGCCGCTTTTGACGCTCTCCTGGCGTGGGTGCGCGACCACAAGCGCCCTTCTTCGGGTGAGATTCAGTGAGTGATGCGTGATGCGTGACGCGCGTGATGCGTTGTGCGTGAAACGTGATGCGTGACCGGACAGTCGAGACGATTCATGTTGCTCCGGTCACGCATCACGCATCACGTTTCACGCATAACGCATCGTTTCACGCGTCTTGTCCCGCCTATCCCCGCCGAAACGGCATCTGTTAGACTTTCGTTTCCACCATATGGAAACGAAATCAAGACTCAAGCGCGT includes these proteins:
- a CDS encoding dihydrodipicolinate reductase C-terminal domain-containing protein codes for the protein MKLALFGYGKMGRIIEQAATRAGVEVVCVIDPVAGSRGKLSDADVCVDFTEPSAAIENIKTAAAARVAMVVGTTGWYDRLEEARSLVEESGIGFVYGSNFSVGVNLMFKITRYAAELFSAFPSHDPFIEEAHHKFKKDAPSGTAIVLKRIVEAEYDREVPTSSTRAGYIPGRHTVGFDSEADTLAINHTARSRAGFAEGALLAANWIMGRKGFYEFSEIIDEQLKTKPSKR
- the dapA gene encoding 4-hydroxy-tetrahydrodipicolinate synthase, with protein sequence MADISNLKGCGTALVTPFKEDLSIDEEALRRFVDFQIAGGIDFLVPCGTTGESVTLSDAEQRRVVEIVLQQALGRVPVIGGAGGNNTAHVIALARDYERMGVQGLLSVSPYYNKPMQEGLYQHFKAIADSTSLPIIVYNVPPRTNVNILPDTIARLAEISNIVGVKEASGDISQIAEIITRVPPEFKVLSGDDSMTLPLIALGGVGLISVASNEAPGKMAALTRACLENNWDEARRFNREMFALMKANFIETSPGPVKAALAMMGKVKEVYRLPMVPVKPETREKLRAVLVELNLVLAGD
- a CDS encoding type II toxin-antitoxin system Phd/YefM family antitoxin — protein: MTRVSIEQIKSDLAAYLQRVEDGETLLVMRSDKPVAELRPVAKESARQRRPFGLCAGEFTVPDDFDAPLPEEILADFEGR
- a CDS encoding 2,3,4,5-tetrahydropyridine-2,6-dicarboxylate N-succinyltransferase, yielding MELAEKIQQLFDHPPDEFTDEHRAVFNEFKRKLNSGEVRAAEKVEGHWKVNAWVKRGILLGFRMGRIENFSINNQFRFYDKDTYPLRRFVATDGIRVVPGGSSIRDGCYIGRGVTCMPPMFVNVGAYVDDGTMIDSHALVGSCAQIGKRVHLSAAAQIGGVLEPIGELPVIIEDDVLVGGNCGVYEGTIVRERVVLASGTILTGGTPVYDLVNDQFYRKTADAPLEIPAGAVVVAGSRAITKGRGPELGLSIYTPVIVKYRDEKTDASVRLEDYLR
- a CDS encoding pyridoxal phosphate-dependent aminotransferase, translating into MFIPAERLQNIRKSATRVLYDSAPPGSINLGLGEPDFRTPEVVRREAIRVIQEDQIGYTTNAGILALREKIAQYHSEALPSPFTAKSVCVTTGAEEALFAVMMAILGPGDEALLPDPGYIAYPAIAQIAGADVRYYTTPAAGGFVFDRASFEAAMTDKTKLVVINSPANPTSRVISRDDLGFIAERLSRSNAYLLADEIYRDIYIDERPAAVSEFCDRTIIVSGLSKMMSMTGWRLGWAAGPEDVIGHVTVMHQYVSTCASAVTQKAALAAFTDEGRKATSTMRDELRRRRDVMARAIERDVQLPYIQGEGAYYIMLDVSRHGPSMNTAMALLDDRVITVPGSAFGSAGEGFLRLSFSIEAPLIEEGIRRIAKGLGKR
- a CDS encoding DUF6351 family protein, coding for MKTRTTIGALLAILTIAGAQHATQAEAQVDAGQLNGAAFRIEIPATWNKGLVMYCHGYELAGLPPLDLNDPQTKAFREVFLSRGFAFAQSAYSTKGWAVKEAIEDTEALRRYFVAKYGQPRETFVTGHSMGAVITIATLERYPEIYDGAMPMCGPLSPALDFFEDRVFDMLVTFEYYFPGTIGSPIDVPGDFKFSFTGSDKVREALKASPEKAAMFAKRYNVTLLELPGVMSFWQAIVKELKQRTTGNPFDNRNTIYSGFDDDVMVNRGVKRFAADTKAREYIRQYYTPTGRIADPVLTVHTTYDQLVPARDVAYYDVTSGAAGTADFFVAKFVVARGHCSISPARTGAAFDALLAWVRDHKRPSSGEIQ